Proteins from a genomic interval of Tachyglossus aculeatus isolate mTacAcu1 chromosome 8, mTacAcu1.pri, whole genome shotgun sequence:
- the TTPAL gene encoding alpha-tocopherol transfer protein-like isoform X1 gives MSEESSPSPREKASRPSRPSGYVCSLSEELVTKAREELQEKPEWRLRDAQALRDMVCKDYPHLATSLDDAFLLRFLRARKFDYDRALQLLVNYHCCRRGWPEVFAHLKPSALREALDSGFLTVLPRCDPNGCRVVCLRPDRWVPSRYPITENVRAVYLTLEKLVQSEETQVNGIVILADYRGVSLSKASHFGPFIAKKVIGILQDGFPIRIKAVNIVNEPRIFKGIFAILKPFLKEKIANRFFLHGSDLNSLHSNLPRDILPREYGGTAGELDITAWNETLLASEEDFVREFCPPTPPGDGHGPAASLSLEGLSPEAQGDDSTRAVKSQLYSCY, from the exons ATGTCCGAGGAAAGCAGCCCGTCCCCGCGGGAGAAGGCGTCCCGGCCGTCCCGGCCGTCCGGCTACGTGTGCTCCCTGTCGGAGGAGCTGGTCACCAAGGCCCGCgaagagctgcaggagaagcccGAGTGGCGGCTGCGCGACGCCCAGGCGCTGCGCGACATGGTGTGCAAGGACTACCCCCACCTGGCCACCTCGCTGGACGACGCCTTCCTGCTGCGCTTCCTGCGGGCCCGCAAGTTCGACTACGACCGCGCCCTGCAGCTGCTGGTCAACTACCACTGCTGCCGCCGCGGCTGGCCCGAGGTCTTCGCCCACCTGAAGCCGTCCGCCCTGAGGGAAGCGCTGGACTCGGGCTTCCTCACCGTGCTGCCCCGCTGCGACCCCAACGGCTGCCGCGTCGTCTGCCTTCGCCCAG ACCGCTGGGTCCCGAGCCGCTACCCCATCACGGAGAACGTGCGGGCCGTGTACCTGACGCTGGAGAAGCTCGTCCAGTCCGAGGAGACCCAGGTGAATGGGATCGTCATCCTGGCCGACTACAGAGGGGTCAGCTTATCCAAGGCTTCTCATTTCGGGCCTTTTATAGCCAAAAAGGTGATTGGGATTCTCCAG GACGGTTTCCCCATCAGAATAAAAGCTGTGAATATCGTGAATGAACCTCGAATTTTCAAAGGCATCTTTGCCATCCTAAAGCCGTTCTTGAAGGAGAAAATAGCAAACAGA TTTTTCCTTCACGGCTCCGACCTGAATTCCCTCCACTCGAACCTGCCCCGGGACATCCTCCCCAGGGAATACGGAGGCACGGCCGGAGAGCTGGACATCACGGCTTGGAACGAGACCCTGCTGGCCTCCGAGGAGGATTTCGTCCGCGAGTTCTGCCCGCCCACCCCCCCGGGCGACGGCCACGGGCCCGCGGCCTCCCTGAGCCTCGAAGGGCTGtctcctgaggcccagggagacgACTCCACGCGGGCGGTGAAATCCCAGCTGTATTCCTGCTATTAG
- the TTPAL gene encoding alpha-tocopherol transfer protein-like isoform X2, with amino-acid sequence MSEESSPSPREKASRPSRPSGYVCSLSEELVTKAREELQEKPEWRLRDAQALRDMVCKDYPHLATSLDDAFLLRFLRARKFDYDRALQLLVNYHCCRRGWPEVFAHLKPSALREALDSGFLTVLPRCDPNGCRVVCLRPDRWVPSRYPITENVRAVYLTLEKLVQSEETQDGFPIRIKAVNIVNEPRIFKGIFAILKPFLKEKIANRFFLHGSDLNSLHSNLPRDILPREYGGTAGELDITAWNETLLASEEDFVREFCPPTPPGDGHGPAASLSLEGLSPEAQGDDSTRAVKSQLYSCY; translated from the exons ATGTCCGAGGAAAGCAGCCCGTCCCCGCGGGAGAAGGCGTCCCGGCCGTCCCGGCCGTCCGGCTACGTGTGCTCCCTGTCGGAGGAGCTGGTCACCAAGGCCCGCgaagagctgcaggagaagcccGAGTGGCGGCTGCGCGACGCCCAGGCGCTGCGCGACATGGTGTGCAAGGACTACCCCCACCTGGCCACCTCGCTGGACGACGCCTTCCTGCTGCGCTTCCTGCGGGCCCGCAAGTTCGACTACGACCGCGCCCTGCAGCTGCTGGTCAACTACCACTGCTGCCGCCGCGGCTGGCCCGAGGTCTTCGCCCACCTGAAGCCGTCCGCCCTGAGGGAAGCGCTGGACTCGGGCTTCCTCACCGTGCTGCCCCGCTGCGACCCCAACGGCTGCCGCGTCGTCTGCCTTCGCCCAG ACCGCTGGGTCCCGAGCCGCTACCCCATCACGGAGAACGTGCGGGCCGTGTACCTGACGCTGGAGAAGCTCGTCCAGTCCGAGGAGACCCAG GACGGTTTCCCCATCAGAATAAAAGCTGTGAATATCGTGAATGAACCTCGAATTTTCAAAGGCATCTTTGCCATCCTAAAGCCGTTCTTGAAGGAGAAAATAGCAAACAGA TTTTTCCTTCACGGCTCCGACCTGAATTCCCTCCACTCGAACCTGCCCCGGGACATCCTCCCCAGGGAATACGGAGGCACGGCCGGAGAGCTGGACATCACGGCTTGGAACGAGACCCTGCTGGCCTCCGAGGAGGATTTCGTCCGCGAGTTCTGCCCGCCCACCCCCCCGGGCGACGGCCACGGGCCCGCGGCCTCCCTGAGCCTCGAAGGGCTGtctcctgaggcccagggagacgACTCCACGCGGGCGGTGAAATCCCAGCTGTATTCCTGCTATTAG